Proteins from a single region of Candidatus Delongbacteria bacterium:
- a CDS encoding inorganic pyrophosphatase, translated as MNFPPPFYRWRPHPWHGLDVGPEPPRRLNAYIEITPFDLVKYEVDKATGYLRVDRPQRTSSQPPALYGFVPRTYCGRRVGALSPTASRGDGDPLDICVISERPVNRSEVILTAKVLGGIQMVDGGEADDKIIAVLANDNIWGGAESLDDVPHVLIERLRHYFSTYKLIPGKESDIEAEVIYDVEHALRVVEASMADYAEEFGG; from the coding sequence ATGAATTTTCCCCCGCCCTTCTACCGCTGGCGGCCTCATCCCTGGCACGGTCTGGACGTCGGACCCGAGCCGCCGCGCCGCCTCAATGCCTACATCGAAATCACGCCCTTCGACCTGGTCAAATACGAAGTGGACAAGGCCACGGGCTACCTGCGCGTGGACCGGCCCCAGCGCACCAGTTCCCAGCCGCCGGCGCTATATGGCTTCGTGCCGCGCACCTACTGCGGCCGCCGGGTGGGCGCGCTCTCGCCCACGGCCAGCCGCGGGGACGGCGACCCGTTGGACATCTGCGTGATCAGCGAGCGGCCCGTCAACCGCAGCGAAGTCATCCTGACGGCCAAGGTGCTGGGCGGGATCCAGATGGTGGACGGGGGCGAGGCCGATGACAAGATCATCGCCGTGCTGGCCAACGACAACATCTGGGGCGGGGCGGAAAGCCTGGACGACGTGCCCCACGTGCTGATCGAGCGTCTGCGCCACTATTTCTCCACCTACAAGTTGATCCCGGGCAAGGAGTCCGACATCGAGGCGGAAGTGATCTACGACGTGGAGCACGCGCTGCGGGTGGTGGAGGCCTCCATGGCCGACTACGCCGAGGAGTTCGGTGGCTGA
- a CDS encoding DNA methyltransferase, translating to MSVRPSPVPPAPPRPNTVFQGDCADLFALLPDNSVDLLLTDPPYKDYQSNRPVAHEKVTAISASTFDLARFIRESERVLKPGCHFYCWCDHLSFPAIFEAIQERSRDLSPRQAAQRLKYKNCLIWVKNNHGSGDLQGNYAPQHELVIYASKGRTRPLLSDKRPSNVFFEGKQGSISFFSKVANQRYQHGTSKPLPILQRMIQASSKRGEIVLDPYGGSLSTAEAAVREGRQYWIGELDPGHCERGTERLRQLNLELAEEGFDTQWLSGPHFQALEPVPHPAPAPALERAEPRTESPGLAAATRELPDLLRGD from the coding sequence ATGAGCGTACGCCCCTCCCCCGTCCCGCCGGCGCCTCCGCGCCCCAACACGGTCTTCCAGGGGGACTGCGCCGACCTGTTCGCGCTGCTACCCGACAACAGCGTGGACCTGCTGCTGACGGACCCGCCCTACAAGGACTACCAGTCCAACCGGCCCGTGGCCCACGAGAAGGTGACGGCCATCTCGGCCTCGACCTTTGATCTGGCGCGCTTCATCCGGGAATCGGAGCGCGTGCTCAAGCCGGGCTGCCACTTCTACTGCTGGTGCGACCACCTGAGCTTTCCGGCGATTTTCGAAGCCATCCAGGAGCGCTCGCGGGACTTGAGCCCGCGTCAGGCCGCCCAGCGCCTGAAGTACAAGAACTGCCTGATCTGGGTGAAGAACAACCACGGCTCGGGGGACCTGCAGGGCAACTACGCGCCCCAGCACGAGCTGGTGATCTACGCCAGCAAAGGCCGCACGCGCCCGCTGCTCTCGGACAAGCGGCCCTCCAACGTCTTCTTCGAGGGCAAGCAGGGCAGCATCAGTTTCTTCTCCAAAGTGGCCAACCAGCGCTACCAGCACGGCACGTCCAAGCCGCTGCCCATCCTGCAGCGGATGATCCAGGCCTCCTCCAAGCGCGGGGAGATCGTGCTGGATCCCTACGGCGGCAGCCTGTCCACGGCGGAGGCCGCGGTGCGCGAGGGCCGGCAGTACTGGATCGGCGAGCTGGATCCCGGCCACTGCGAGCGCGGCACCGAGCGCCTGCGCCAGCTCAATTTGGAACTGGCGGAGGAAGGCTTCGACACGCAGTGGCTGTCTGGTCCGCACTTCCAGGCCCTTGAGCCTGTGCCGCACCCCGCCCCGGCCCCCGCGCTCGAACGCGCCGAGCCCCGGACGGAGTCTCCGGGTCTGGCCGCGGCCACGCGCGAATTGCCCGACCTGCTGCGCGGGGATTGA
- a CDS encoding VWA domain-containing protein codes for MSFAQPLWLAGLPLLAALFAWRWWRPWRESVLLHSLAEAPECAPATARTRLKAGLPDLLLLAACALALVALARPVSHSAEQEFQTEGLDMMLCLDLSGSMQAQDFLPNRFEAARQVALDFIAGRPDDRLGLVVFAGEAYTQCPLTLDHGMLSSLMKDLELGQLEDGTAVGLALATGVNRLQESKAKSRVLVLLTDGVNNRGLDPRTALDLAITLGVKVYTIGVGQEGVAPIPVQTPFGTVVQQMEVDLDEDLLREMAKQTGGRYFRARGLKELKQVYEEIDRLEKTEITVKEYRLTKEHWFPWLAAALALLLLERAARLWARRLAA; via the coding sequence ATGAGCTTCGCCCAACCCCTCTGGCTGGCCGGCCTGCCTCTGCTGGCCGCGCTGTTCGCCTGGCGCTGGTGGCGCCCCTGGCGGGAGAGCGTGCTGCTGCACAGTTTGGCGGAAGCTCCCGAGTGCGCGCCCGCCACCGCCCGCACGCGCCTGAAGGCCGGGCTCCCCGACCTGCTGCTGCTGGCGGCCTGCGCCCTGGCGCTGGTGGCCCTGGCCCGTCCGGTCAGCCACAGCGCGGAGCAGGAGTTCCAGACGGAAGGCCTGGACATGATGCTCTGCCTGGACCTCTCCGGCTCCATGCAGGCTCAGGATTTCCTGCCCAACCGCTTCGAGGCGGCCCGCCAGGTGGCGCTGGACTTCATCGCCGGGCGGCCGGACGACCGGCTGGGCCTGGTAGTCTTCGCGGGCGAGGCCTACACCCAGTGTCCGCTCACTCTGGATCACGGCATGCTCTCCAGCCTGATGAAGGACCTGGAGCTGGGGCAGCTGGAGGACGGCACGGCGGTGGGCCTGGCTCTGGCCACGGGGGTCAACCGCCTGCAGGAGAGCAAGGCCAAGAGCCGCGTGCTGGTGCTGCTGACGGACGGCGTCAACAACCGCGGGCTGGATCCGCGCACGGCCCTGGACCTGGCGATCACGCTGGGTGTGAAGGTCTACACCATCGGCGTGGGCCAGGAGGGCGTGGCGCCCATCCCCGTCCAGACGCCCTTCGGCACCGTGGTCCAGCAGATGGAAGTCGATCTGGATGAGGATCTGCTGCGCGAGATGGCCAAGCAGACCGGGGGCCGCTACTTTCGCGCCCGGGGCCTGAAGGAGCTCAAACAGGTCTATGAGGAAATCGATCGGCTGGAGAAGACGGAGATCACCGTGAAGGAATACCGGCTGACCAAGGAACACTGGTTCCCCTGGCTGGCCGCCGCGCTGGCCCTGCTGCTGCTGGAGCGGGCCGCCCGGCTCTGGGCGCGGAGGCTGGCCGCATGA
- a CDS encoding AAA family ATPase has protein sequence MQMDALEVTRRVEAASAFLDGLEREVRKVLVGQRDMLEKLLIGLLADGHILLEGVPGLAKTTAVSVLARAIDTEFKRIQFTPDLLPADLLGTQVYHQATGQFSTRKGPLFSHLILADEINRSPAKVQSALLEAMQERQVTIGGETHPLPAPFLVLATQNPLEQEGTYQLAEAQADRFMLKVKVDYPDREEEREILRRVSGVDPERVNPVCRVEDILAARAVTRDILLEKPVEDYILNLVFATRYPEAHGLRDLKPLIQVGASPRASIFLARAARAQAFLRRRGFVTPDDVKRVARDVLRHRLGLSYEAEAEGISADELIGRLLDRIEVA, from the coding sequence ATGCAGATGGATGCGCTGGAAGTGACGCGCCGCGTGGAAGCGGCCTCGGCCTTTCTGGACGGCCTGGAGCGCGAGGTGCGCAAGGTCCTGGTGGGGCAGCGGGACATGCTGGAGAAACTGCTCATCGGGCTGCTGGCCGACGGCCACATCCTGCTGGAGGGCGTGCCCGGCCTGGCCAAGACCACGGCCGTCTCCGTGCTGGCCCGGGCCATCGACACGGAATTCAAGCGCATCCAGTTCACGCCGGACCTGCTGCCCGCCGACCTGCTGGGCACCCAGGTCTACCACCAGGCCACGGGGCAGTTCAGCACGCGCAAGGGTCCGCTGTTCTCGCACCTGATCCTGGCCGACGAGATCAACCGCAGCCCGGCCAAGGTCCAGAGCGCCCTGCTGGAGGCCATGCAGGAGCGTCAGGTGACCATCGGCGGCGAGACCCACCCGCTGCCCGCGCCCTTCCTGGTGCTGGCCACGCAGAATCCGCTGGAGCAGGAGGGCACCTACCAGCTGGCCGAGGCCCAGGCCGACCGCTTCATGCTCAAGGTCAAGGTGGACTACCCCGACCGGGAGGAAGAGCGCGAGATCCTGCGCCGGGTGAGCGGCGTGGATCCCGAGCGCGTGAATCCCGTCTGCCGGGTGGAGGACATTTTGGCCGCCCGGGCCGTGACGCGCGACATCCTGCTGGAGAAGCCGGTGGAGGACTACATCCTCAACCTGGTCTTCGCCACGCGCTACCCCGAGGCCCACGGCTTGCGCGACCTGAAGCCCCTGATCCAGGTGGGGGCCAGCCCGCGGGCCAGCATCTTTCTGGCCCGGGCGGCGCGGGCCCAGGCCTTCCTGCGTCGGCGCGGCTTCGTCACGCCGGACGACGTGAAGCGTGTGGCCCGCGACGTGCTGCGCCACCGGCTGGGCCTTTCCTACGAGGCCGAGGCCGAGGGCATCAGCGCCGACGAACTGATCGGCCGGCTGCTGGACCGGATCGAAGTGGCCTGA
- a CDS encoding aminotransferase class V-fold PLP-dependent enzyme gives MTTAWEGPAELRQQFLLDPEIAFLNHGSFGACPRPVLARQGELRTRLEQEPVRFLYHHLPEWLAEARAALASALDCAGSELAYQVNVTAALNLVIRCLPLQAGDEILLGDHEYGALLRAWQAEAGRRGLRIRVVELPWPRPTAEALVQAFEVAAGPATRVLFFSHISSPTALRLPAEELVALARRRGWLSLVDGAHAPGQLPLSIRALDADVYAGNCHKWLLAPKGCGFLQVPARHQAWVEPLVTSWGNQNRPEAERRGAFLDELEWAGTTDPCAWLALPAALEFRRRWDWDERAALGRERLQEWGDRLCARLGLERVTERDPSLQMLALGLPPLDAVALHGALFERFGVEVPAHEFRGRPLLRVSLQPYNREADLLRLEQALAALLPR, from the coding sequence ATGACGACCGCCTGGGAGGGCCCGGCCGAGCTGCGTCAGCAGTTCCTGCTGGACCCGGAGATCGCCTTCCTCAACCACGGCTCCTTCGGGGCCTGCCCGCGACCTGTGCTGGCCCGCCAGGGCGAACTGCGCACCCGGTTGGAGCAGGAGCCTGTCCGCTTCTTGTATCACCACCTGCCGGAGTGGCTGGCGGAGGCCCGGGCCGCCCTGGCCAGCGCCTTGGATTGCGCGGGTTCCGAGCTGGCCTACCAGGTCAACGTCACGGCGGCCCTGAACCTGGTGATCCGCTGTCTGCCCCTGCAGGCCGGTGACGAGATCCTGCTGGGCGACCACGAGTACGGCGCGCTGCTGCGCGCCTGGCAGGCCGAGGCCGGGCGGCGCGGGCTGCGGATTCGCGTGGTGGAGCTGCCCTGGCCGCGGCCCACGGCGGAGGCCCTGGTCCAGGCCTTTGAAGTCGCCGCCGGCCCCGCCACGCGGGTCCTGTTCTTCAGCCACATCTCCTCGCCCACGGCCCTGCGCCTGCCGGCGGAGGAACTGGTGGCCCTGGCCCGCCGGCGCGGCTGGCTCAGCCTGGTGGACGGCGCCCACGCGCCGGGCCAGCTGCCGCTTTCCATCCGCGCCCTGGACGCCGACGTCTACGCGGGCAACTGCCACAAGTGGCTGCTGGCCCCCAAGGGTTGCGGCTTCCTGCAGGTGCCGGCGCGCCACCAGGCTTGGGTGGAGCCGCTGGTCACGAGCTGGGGCAACCAGAACCGCCCGGAGGCCGAGCGGCGCGGCGCCTTCCTGGATGAGCTGGAGTGGGCGGGTACCACGGATCCCTGCGCCTGGCTGGCCCTGCCCGCGGCGCTGGAATTCCGCCGCCGCTGGGACTGGGACGAGCGCGCCGCCCTGGGCCGGGAACGGCTCCAGGAGTGGGGTGACCGGCTCTGCGCGCGGCTGGGCCTGGAGCGCGTCACCGAGCGCGACCCGAGCCTGCAGATGCTGGCCCTGGGTCTGCCGCCGCTGGATGCTGTCGCCCTGCACGGCGCTCTGTTCGAGCGCTTCGGCGTGGAAGTGCCGGCCCACGAGTTCCGTGGCCGGCCGCTGCTGCGCGTCTCGCTGCAGCCCTATAACCGCGAGGCGGACCTGCTGCGCTTGGAGCAGGCGCTGGCAGCCCTGCTGCCGCGCTGA
- a CDS encoding alpha-amylase family glycosyl hydrolase, translating to MGRAHGTLALLALLVMKAGALEPVADERRPDPRWGRQVIYEVNLRQFSAEGTLDAFRGHLPRLRELGVDILWLMPIFPVGLENRKGGLGSPYSVRDYRAVNPELGSLEDLRELTREAHALGMSVILDWVANHCAWDNPLVTQQPEWLTRGADGRPQPPVADWSDVVDLDYSQRGLRDYQIQSMAYWLRMADVDGFRCDVAGMVPTDFWQEVRPALEAVKPVFLLAEWEDPLLAGPFDMSYSWDLHRAGNAYMQDKLGVDQLDSLLRAEEGRWPAGHIRMRFTTNHDENSWNGTEDERLGPAADAFGVLAATLPGMPLLYNGQEAGLAHRLSFFEKDEIVWQAHPRQALYASLNRLKHLSPALWETDVNAASYRRLPTGSAPGSEKVWAFLRGSSQEDLLCVVNLGGEPITVELADPALSGAWRVWEDGALEHAAGTLQLELPAWGWRLLRHPR from the coding sequence ATGGGACGCGCACACGGGACGCTCGCACTGTTGGCCCTGCTGGTCATGAAGGCCGGCGCGCTGGAACCCGTCGCGGACGAGCGCCGGCCGGATCCGCGCTGGGGGCGCCAGGTGATCTACGAAGTCAACCTGCGGCAGTTCTCGGCGGAGGGGACCCTGGACGCCTTCCGCGGGCACCTGCCCCGGCTGCGCGAGCTGGGCGTGGACATCCTCTGGCTGATGCCCATTTTCCCCGTGGGCCTGGAGAACCGCAAGGGCGGCCTGGGCAGCCCCTACTCGGTGCGCGACTACCGCGCCGTCAACCCCGAGCTGGGCAGCCTGGAGGATCTGCGCGAGCTGACGCGGGAAGCCCACGCCCTGGGCATGAGCGTGATCCTCGACTGGGTGGCCAACCACTGCGCCTGGGACAATCCGCTGGTGACCCAGCAGCCCGAGTGGCTGACCCGCGGGGCGGACGGCCGCCCCCAGCCGCCTGTGGCCGACTGGAGCGACGTGGTGGACCTGGACTACAGCCAGCGCGGGCTGCGCGACTACCAGATCCAGTCCATGGCCTACTGGCTGCGGATGGCGGACGTGGACGGTTTCCGCTGCGACGTAGCGGGCATGGTGCCGACGGATTTCTGGCAGGAGGTCCGGCCGGCCCTGGAAGCGGTCAAGCCCGTCTTCCTGCTGGCCGAGTGGGAGGACCCGCTCCTGGCCGGTCCCTTCGACATGAGCTATTCCTGGGACCTGCACCGCGCCGGCAACGCCTACATGCAGGACAAACTGGGCGTGGACCAGCTGGACTCCCTGCTGCGCGCCGAGGAGGGCCGCTGGCCGGCCGGGCACATCCGCATGCGTTTCACCACCAACCACGACGAGAACAGCTGGAACGGCACTGAGGACGAGCGGCTGGGGCCGGCGGCGGACGCCTTCGGCGTGCTGGCCGCCACGCTGCCGGGCATGCCCCTGCTCTACAACGGGCAGGAGGCCGGGCTGGCCCACCGCCTGAGCTTCTTCGAGAAGGACGAGATCGTCTGGCAGGCCCATCCGCGTCAGGCGCTCTACGCCAGTCTGAACCGACTCAAGCACCTGAGTCCGGCCCTCTGGGAGACGGACGTGAACGCGGCCAGCTACCGGCGTCTGCCCACGGGCTCCGCGCCCGGGTCGGAAAAGGTCTGGGCCTTCCTGCGCGGCTCCAGCCAGGAAGACCTGCTCTGCGTGGTCAACCTGGGCGGGGAGCCGATCACCGTGGAGTTGGCGGATCCCGCGCTCAGCGGCGCCTGGCGCGTCTGGGAGGATGGCGCGCTGGAACACGCTGCCGGCACGCTGCAACTGGAGCTGCCCGCCTGGGGCTGGCGCCTGCTGCGTCATCCCCGGTGA
- a CDS encoding tetratricopeptide repeat protein, with protein MRHLLLLTGLLFVLSCGESKPPATELLSKGEMYYKDRKLVEALDQFKQFVEYYPDSSQAARCSFMIGFIYANDFQDTLRARQAYKSFLDAFPAADPGLRMSAEWELEHLGQNISELEFLNPPTQPGKPAQPEQPEGVQP; from the coding sequence ATGCGCCATCTGTTGCTGCTGACGGGCTTGCTTTTCGTTCTGTCCTGCGGGGAAAGCAAACCGCCGGCGACCGAACTGCTCAGCAAGGGGGAGATGTATTACAAGGACCGCAAGCTGGTGGAGGCCCTGGACCAGTTCAAGCAGTTCGTGGAATACTACCCCGATTCCAGCCAGGCGGCGCGCTGCTCGTTCATGATCGGCTTCATCTACGCCAACGATTTCCAGGACACGCTGCGCGCGCGGCAGGCCTACAAGTCCTTCCTGGACGCGTTCCCCGCGGCGGATCCCGGCCTGCGCATGTCGGCCGAGTGGGAGCTGGAGCACCTGGGCCAGAACATCAGCGAGCTGGAGTTCCTGAACCCGCCCACCCAGCCGGGCAAGCCGGCCCAGCCCGAGCAGCCCGAGGGCGTCCAACCCTGA
- a CDS encoding DUF58 domain-containing protein: MLTSELLERIRRLEIRTRRRVQTLLAGEYHSAFKGQGMDFAEVREYVPGDEVRSLDWNVSARMGAPFVKVFQEERELNVLLAVDVSASGRFGSAGKSKRDWMAELGAVLAFSAIRNRDKVGLLLFSDRVERHVPPAKGSRHGLRLIRDLLAHEPEGRGTDLGLALQHLQRTQKKRAIIFLISDFQAPLDARGLRALGRRHDLVALCVQDRLEGELPPLGLLRLEDLETGRRRWLDAGDPAVRAHWRARWQERRQTLDQTLRAAAVDQVRLSAGEDPGRPLEQFFLRRSQRT; the protein is encoded by the coding sequence ATGCTGACGAGCGAACTGCTGGAGCGCATCCGGCGCCTGGAGATCCGCACCCGCCGCCGCGTGCAGACGCTGCTGGCCGGCGAGTATCACAGCGCCTTCAAGGGCCAGGGCATGGACTTTGCCGAGGTGCGCGAGTACGTGCCCGGCGACGAGGTGCGCTCGCTGGACTGGAACGTCAGCGCCCGGATGGGCGCGCCCTTCGTCAAAGTTTTCCAGGAGGAGCGCGAGCTGAACGTCCTGCTGGCCGTGGACGTCTCCGCCTCCGGGCGCTTCGGCTCCGCCGGCAAGAGCAAGCGCGACTGGATGGCCGAGCTGGGCGCCGTGCTGGCCTTTTCCGCCATCCGCAACCGGGACAAGGTGGGCCTGCTGCTGTTCAGCGACCGCGTGGAGCGCCACGTGCCCCCCGCCAAGGGTTCGCGGCACGGGCTGCGCCTGATCCGCGACCTGCTGGCCCACGAGCCGGAGGGCCGCGGAACGGACCTGGGCCTGGCCCTGCAGCACCTGCAGCGCACCCAGAAGAAGCGGGCGATCATTTTTTTGATCAGTGACTTCCAGGCTCCGCTCGACGCGCGCGGGCTGCGCGCCCTGGGCCGCCGGCACGATCTGGTGGCCCTCTGCGTCCAGGACCGCCTGGAAGGGGAGCTGCCGCCCCTGGGCCTGCTGCGCTTGGAGGACCTGGAGACGGGTCGCCGGCGCTGGCTGGACGCCGGAGATCCCGCCGTGCGCGCCCACTGGCGGGCCCGCTGGCAGGAGCGGCGCCAAACCCTGGACCAGACACTGCGCGCGGCCGCCGTGGATCAGGTCCGGCTGAGCGCGGGCGAGGATCCGGGCCGACCGCTGGAGCAGTTCTTTCTGCGCCGGAGTCAACGCACATGA
- a CDS encoding class I SAM-dependent methyltransferase translates to MAEEPFRDPLAELLGEAGLGRCLDLASGRGAFSGRLAALAPATCWILLDTDLAQLREARAGLGPQLGAPLLPLQSRAERVPLAAGSLDTVALSFSLHHLGRPGRVLREACRLLKPGGRLILAEPLADGLRPLQTIHRDLHHLSARLDRRLGRCHRPTYPLRALRRLLDGLPLAWRSTCWRPADLPPTETAQLAPVLDTLSRLDAELRRRHLPGLRRRLAEIRVRVEREGYGCQTQYLAVGVRR, encoded by the coding sequence GTGGCTGAGGAACCCTTCCGCGATCCCCTGGCCGAGCTGCTGGGGGAGGCGGGTCTGGGCCGCTGCCTGGACCTGGCCTCCGGCCGGGGCGCCTTCAGCGGCCGGCTGGCCGCGCTGGCACCGGCCACCTGCTGGATCCTGCTGGACACGGACTTGGCGCAGCTGCGCGAGGCTCGGGCCGGGCTGGGTCCGCAGCTGGGCGCACCCCTGCTGCCGCTCCAGTCCCGGGCCGAGCGCGTGCCGCTGGCCGCGGGCAGCCTGGACACGGTGGCCCTCTCCTTTTCCCTGCACCATCTGGGGCGGCCGGGTCGCGTGCTGCGCGAGGCCTGCCGCCTGCTGAAGCCCGGCGGGCGGCTGATCCTGGCCGAACCGCTGGCGGACGGCCTGCGCCCGCTGCAGACCATCCACCGCGACCTGCACCACCTCTCGGCCCGGCTGGACCGCCGGCTGGGGCGCTGCCACCGGCCCACCTATCCGCTGCGCGCGCTACGCCGGCTTTTGGACGGGCTGCCGCTGGCCTGGCGCTCGACCTGCTGGCGGCCGGCGGATCTGCCGCCCACGGAAACGGCCCAGCTGGCTCCCGTGCTGGACACGCTGAGCCGCCTGGACGCCGAACTGCGGCGCCGCCACCTGCCCGGTCTGCGACGCCGGCTGGCGGAGATCCGGGTCCGCGTGGAGCGCGAGGGCTACGGTTGCCAGACCCAATACCTGGCCGTGGGAGTGCGCCGATGA
- a CDS encoding DMT family transporter, producing MRPTPISGSTPATRALALLVAANLLWSSGGWLIKEIDLAGPALAGWRSLLAAGFLLVFRAWFRSRTGASAPVDWRRPGLWLGAASFALNTLLFISATKLTSAANAILLQYTAPVYVLLFGALWLGEPIRRRDVLAVGGAFLGLALLLSERQGPSSGLGNLLALGAGLTFAGTILALRREAGHDPLLVPLLGNGLAALLLAPLWLGAAVPAGQWPLLLTLAVGQFGLAYACYALGLRHVSAATGVLTAAIEPVLNPLWVALLLHEIPGPRALAGGALVLAAVTARGYWASRGGRGGFTTETQRHRDVNGC from the coding sequence GTGAGGCCGACCCCGATCTCCGGATCCACGCCCGCGACCCGCGCCCTGGCCCTGCTGGTGGCGGCCAACCTGCTCTGGTCCAGCGGCGGCTGGCTGATCAAGGAGATCGACCTGGCGGGTCCGGCGCTGGCCGGTTGGCGCTCGCTGCTCGCCGCCGGCTTTCTGCTGGTCTTCCGCGCTTGGTTCCGCTCCCGAACCGGCGCGAGCGCGCCCGTGGACTGGCGGCGGCCCGGCCTCTGGCTGGGGGCGGCCAGTTTCGCCCTCAACACGCTGCTCTTCATCAGCGCCACCAAGCTCACCAGCGCGGCCAACGCCATCCTGCTCCAGTACACGGCCCCCGTCTACGTGCTGCTCTTCGGCGCGCTCTGGCTGGGTGAACCCATCCGCCGGCGCGACGTGCTGGCCGTGGGCGGCGCCTTTCTGGGCCTGGCCCTGCTGCTCTCCGAGCGCCAAGGACCCAGCTCGGGCCTGGGCAACCTGCTGGCCCTGGGGGCGGGCCTGACCTTCGCCGGGACCATCCTGGCGCTGCGCCGGGAGGCCGGTCACGATCCGCTCTTGGTCCCGCTGCTCGGCAACGGGCTGGCCGCCCTGCTGCTGGCCCCGCTCTGGCTGGGCGCGGCGGTCCCGGCGGGCCAGTGGCCCCTGCTGCTGACGCTGGCCGTGGGCCAGTTCGGACTGGCCTATGCCTGTTACGCCCTGGGCCTGCGCCACGTCAGCGCCGCCACGGGCGTGCTGACGGCGGCCATCGAGCCCGTGCTCAACCCGCTCTGGGTGGCCCTGCTGCTCCACGAGATCCCTGGCCCCCGCGCCCTGGCCGGCGGCGCGCTGGTGCTGGCCGCCGTCACCGCCCGCGGCTACTGGGCTTCGCGGGGGGGAAGGGGTGGTTTTACCACAGAGACACAGAGACACAGAGATGTAAATGGATGTTGA